From Polaribacter butkevichii, a single genomic window includes:
- a CDS encoding OsmC family protein, with the protein MNYQIKASSIFNEDAVIHIKESNIKFGTTVKTSKILPNPAELFLSSFAACMLKNVERFSTMMKFTYSKATLDVFATRLENPPRMDNLLYQLTIYSNDKKLNIDLLKKNIEKHGTIYNTVKLSCNITGTIKTIENV; encoded by the coding sequence ATGAATTATCAAATTAAGGCCTCTTCTATATTCAATGAAGATGCTGTTATTCATATAAAAGAATCTAACATAAAATTTGGCACTACTGTAAAAACCTCTAAAATATTGCCAAATCCGGCCGAACTTTTTTTAAGCTCTTTTGCGGCATGCATGCTTAAAAATGTAGAACGTTTTTCTACAATGATGAAATTTACGTATTCTAAAGCTACGCTTGATGTTTTTGCTACTCGATTAGAAAATCCGCCAAGGATGGATAATCTTCTTTATCAATTAACTATTTATAGCAACGATAAAAAGTTAAATATAGACTTGTTAAAAAAGAATATTGAAAAACACGGAACAATTTATAATACCGTAAAATTATCTTGTAACATTACGGGTACAATTAAAACAATAGAAAATGTTTGA
- a CDS encoding ArsR/SmtB family transcription factor — protein sequence MEKNLTPLATKENTEALAKFAKALAHPTRIAILKHLENQSCCFTGDLVEIFPLAQSTISQHLKELKNAGLIQGELKPPKIKYCINQKNWNIAKSLFQQFFE from the coding sequence ATGGAAAAAAATTTAACTCCCTTAGCAACCAAAGAAAACACTGAAGCTCTAGCTAAATTTGCCAAAGCTTTGGCGCATCCTACACGTATTGCCATTTTAAAACATTTAGAAAACCAATCGTGTTGTTTTACGGGAGATTTGGTAGAAATTTTTCCGTTGGCACAATCTACCATTTCTCAGCATTTAAAAGAATTAAAAAATGCGGGACTTATACAAGGAGAATTAAAACCTCCAAAAATAAAGTATTGCATCAATCAAAAAAATTGGAACATCGCTAAATCATTATTTCAACAATTTTTTGAATGA
- a CDS encoding thioredoxin family protein, whose amino-acid sequence MSKVIKVLGTGCPKCQSMTAVVKNVVSENNIDATIEKVEDIMEIMKFNVMTTPALVINDVITIKGRIPSKEEVLALLK is encoded by the coding sequence ATGAGTAAAGTAATTAAAGTTTTAGGTACCGGTTGTCCAAAATGTCAATCGATGACAGCAGTTGTTAAAAACGTAGTTTCAGAAAACAACATCGATGCTACTATAGAAAAAGTAGAAGACATCATGGAAATTATGAAGTTTAACGTAATGACTACACCAGCATTGGTCATAAACGATGTAATTACCATTAAAGGCAGAATTCCCTCTAAAGAGGAAGTACTAGCACTACTAAAATAA